The genomic window CCATCTCTTGCGGGAAAAACAACATATCATCGCTAAAGGCGATTAAATGAAGATTTGCTTGAACTTTATCAAAAGAATCTGCTAATTTATCTTTATTTCTTCCTGCATCAAAAATATTCATTGTTTTGCAAACATACAAATATGAAAGAGGATCAAAAATATTTGGAAAGGCATAAGAGTTATATTCTAAATATTTCTCAACTTCAAATCTTCCAAATAATTCATATAAACCATCAGTTGATGAATAATCTCTTCCAAATCTATTATTAAAAAAGTTAGGACTTAAATAACAAATTAATCCAGCCATTCGCCCAACTGCAAGTCCTGGAAGACCTAAAGCTTGTGGATCATCTTTTTTATAGTTTCCATTTTTAAATAATGGGTCATGTCTTATAGCTTCCATTCCAATTTTATTAAAAGCTATTGCCCAAGGTCTAGTGTATGCAGTTGTAGCTAATGCAATAACATCTTTTGCAAAAGTTGGCTGTTCGATTGCATAACAAAGAGCTTGCATTCCACCCATACTTCCACCAATTACAGCCACGGCATTTGAAATACCTAATCTTTTGTATAGTTTCATTTGAGCTTTTACAATATCTGAAATTGCAAGAACTGGGAATTTTAATCTATACTCTTTTTTTGTTGAAGGGTCTATACTCATAGGATTTGTAGAACCAAAAGAACTTCCAATATTATTTGAACAAATTACAAAATATTTTCTTGTATCTATTGCTTTTCCATCACCTATAAATTTATCCCACCATCCAGGTTTCGCTTCATCTGCATATCGTCCAGCTGCATGATGACTTCCTGACA from Arcobacter venerupis includes these protein-coding regions:
- the metX gene encoding homoserine O-acetyltransferase MetX — protein: MKIETNIAKFNEPLYLESGRLLESFQIIYETYGELNEDKSNVIVICHALSGSHHAAGRYADEAKPGWWDKFIGDGKAIDTRKYFVICSNNIGSSFGSTNPMSIDPSTKKEYRLKFPVLAISDIVKAQMKLYKRLGISNAVAVIGGSMGGMQALCYAIEQPTFAKDVIALATTAYTRPWAIAFNKIGMEAIRHDPLFKNGNYKKDDPQALGLPGLAVGRMAGLICYLSPNFFNNRFGRDYSSTDGLYELFGRFEVEKYLEYNSYAFPNIFDPLSYLYVCKTMNIFDAGRNKDKLADSFDKVQANLHLIAFSDDMLFFPQEMEEIRDIMIKLGREDKVTYKLVQSQSGHDSFLVEVEKFEDHVREILKDK